The following is a genomic window from Desulfonatronum sp. SC1.
CCTCTCATCCCGACCAGAATTTCAAAGGGGCTGAATGATCACATCATTCAGCCCCTTTTTTGTTTTCTGCTTTCCCGCCTTTTTGGCGGTTATTTTGCGCTTCGCTTACTGCGTCCTGGGCTGGTGTTCCTCTTTGAACAGCCGACGGGACAGAGGCAGAATGTCCGTGGGAGGGACGCAGAAGATGTCTTCGCGTACGCCCATGGTCAGGGCGTGACAGAGGACGTCGTCCATGTGTTCCACGGTGATGATTTCCAAATCCTTGAGGATGTTCGCCGGGACTTCCTTGAGATCCTTGGCATTGTCCGCCGGGATGATCACCTTGGCGATCAGTCCGCGGTGCGCGGCCAAGAGTTTTTCCCGGACCCCGCCGACGGGCAGGACGCGGCCGCGCAAGGTGATTTCCCCGGTCATGGCCAGGTCGTTGCGCACCGGCAGATTGAGTAACGCCGAGGTCACGCTGGTGGCCAGGGTGATCCCGGCGGAGGGGCCGTCCTTGGGCGTGGCGCCTTCCGGAACGTGGATGTGGATGTCGATTTCCTTGTAAAAGTCCGGGCGCAGTCCGAACAGGTCCGAGCGAGACCGGACGTAGCTCCAGGCGGCCCGGGCCGATTCCTGCATCACTTCGCCCAGTTTGCCGGTGATCTCCACCTTGCCGGTGCCCGGCATCAGGGAAACCTCCACCAGAAGCAGTTCCCCGCCCATTTCCGTCCAGGCCAGTCCAGTGGCCACCCCGGGCTGGGACTGCTCCTCCCGCTCACCGTATCGGAATTTCGCAACGCCCAGGTACGTGGGAACCATGGTCTTGCTCACGGCCACGGGCTTGTCGGCCCGCCCTTCTTCCACCACCTTGCGGGCCACCTTGCGGCAAATGGAGGCCATTTCCCGTTCCAGGTTCCGTACCCCGGCCTCACGGGTATAGCGGCGGATGATCTCCAGCACCGCGCCATCGGAAAAGGACATGTCCGAAACGGTCAGCCCGTGTTTGGTCAGCAGGCGGGGCATCAGGAAGTCCTTGGCAATGCGCGCCTTTTCCACTTCCAGGTAGCCGGGCAGACGGATGATCTCCATGCGATCCTGCAACGGGCCGGGAATGGAGTGCAGGGTGTTGGCCGTGGTGATGAAGAATATCTTGGACAGATCGTAGTCCAGATCAAGGTAGTGATCGCTGAAGGCGTAGTTCTGCTCCGGGTCCAGCACTTCCAGGAGCGCCGCGGACGGGTCGCCCCGAAAATCCGTGCTCATCTTGTCCACCTCGTCCAGGCAGAATACCGGGTTGTTGAATTTCACCCGGCGCAGGGACTGGATGATCTTGCCCGGCAGGGCTCCGATGTAGGTCCTTCGGTGGCCTCGGATTTCGGCCTCGTCCCGCACTCCGCCCAGGGAGATACGCACGAACTCCCGTCCCATGGCCCGGGCCACGGACTTGGCCAAAGAGGTCTTGCCCACGCCGGGAGGGCCGACCAGGCAGAGGATCGGACCCTTGATCTTTTCCACCAAGGTCTGCACGGCGAGGTATTCCAGAATCCGTTCCTTGGGTTTGTCCAGAGCGAAATGGTCTTCGTCCAGAATGGTCTGGGCGGCTTTGAGATCCAGGGAGGTGGGCTGAATGGCGTTCCAGGGCAGGCTCAGGATCCAGTCCACGTAGTTGCGGATCACGGTGAACTCGGCTGACTGCGACGGCATCTGTCGCAGCTTCTTGATCTCCTTGGCGCACTTTTCCCGGGCCTCGTCCGGCAGATCCAGGGCTTCGAGCTGCTTGGCGAGTTCGTCGAGTTCTTGGCCGGCCTCCTCCTCACCTCGGCCCATTTCTTTTTGAATGGCTTTGATTTGCTCGTTGAGATAGAAATCCCGGTGGTTGCGCTCCATCTGCTGCTTGACCCGACTTTTGACCTTTTTTTCCAGGGACGTCAGCTCGATGTCCTTGAGCAGCAACTCGTAGGCCATTTCCAGGCGAAGCTGGGGATTGGGCTGTTCCAGGGCCGCCTGTTTGTCCGCGAAGGGCGTCTTCAGGTGCGGCATCAGACTGTCCGCCAGTCGGCCCGGGGTATTCAAGGAATTGATGGCGGCCATGGTTTCCGGAGCCAGCCGTTTGTTGATCTTGGCATACTCCTGTAGGGACTCTTGCACCGCCCGGATCAGAGCAAGAGCTTCCGGGGTGGCCGTGTCCTTGCTGGTTACGCCGTGGGCCTGGACCATGGGATATCCCGGCTCGACCTCCTGAATGCCGAACTCCTTCGACCATGTGGCCCGGTAGAGCCCCTCGAACAGCACCTTGGTGGTTCCGTCCGGAAGACGCAGCAGCTGCAGAATTCGACTGACCGTCCCCAGGTCGTACAGGTCGTCAGGGGTGGGTTCCTCGGATTCGGGATGCTTTTGAGTGACCAGGTAGATGAGTTTGTCGAACTTGTTCAGGGAGCGTTCGATGGCCCGGATGGACGTCTCGCGCCCGACAAACAACGGCATGATGGACCGTGGGAAAATGACAACTTCCCGCAGGGTCATCAGGGGCAGACGGATTTCCGGCGCGACGACGATCTGTTCCTTTTTCTTTTCCGGCATGAGGCGATCCTTTGCAGAAGCACGCGGCCTTGCGATCTCAGGCGGTCTTGACTTCCTGTTCGTAAATCAACAGCGGTTCGGATTCGTTATCCACCACGGACTGGTTGACCACGCACTCCCTGACCCCGGTCATGGACGGCAGTCGGTAGGAAATGTCCAGCATGATGTTTTCCAGCACGTTGCGCAGCCCCCGGGCCCCGGTCTTGCGCTCGATGGCTTGGCGGGCGATGGCCCGCAAAGAGTCCTGGGTGAAACGCAGCCGGACGTTCTCCATTTCGAACATCTTCTGATACTGCTTGACCAGAGCGTTCTTGGGCTCGGTCAGAATCCGAACCAGATCGTCCTCCTTGAGATCCTTGAGCGAGGCCAGAATGGGCAGCCGCCCCACCAGTTCGGGGATGAAGCCGAACTTGATCAGGTCCATGGGTTGGACCTGATCAAGATAGGAGCAGGCGTCTTCGTTTTTGGGCGAGGTCAAGGCGGCTCCGAAGCCCATGCATTTGGATTGGGTGCGTTGCTGGATGATCCGCTCCAGGCCGATGAACGCCCCGCCCACGATGAACAGGATGTTGGAGGTGTTCATCCGGATGT
Proteins encoded in this region:
- the lon gene encoding endopeptidase La, translating into MPEKKKEQIVVAPEIRLPLMTLREVVIFPRSIMPLFVGRETSIRAIERSLNKFDKLIYLVTQKHPESEEPTPDDLYDLGTVSRILQLLRLPDGTTKVLFEGLYRATWSKEFGIQEVEPGYPMVQAHGVTSKDTATPEALALIRAVQESLQEYAKINKRLAPETMAAINSLNTPGRLADSLMPHLKTPFADKQAALEQPNPQLRLEMAYELLLKDIELTSLEKKVKSRVKQQMERNHRDFYLNEQIKAIQKEMGRGEEEAGQELDELAKQLEALDLPDEAREKCAKEIKKLRQMPSQSAEFTVIRNYVDWILSLPWNAIQPTSLDLKAAQTILDEDHFALDKPKERILEYLAVQTLVEKIKGPILCLVGPPGVGKTSLAKSVARAMGREFVRISLGGVRDEAEIRGHRRTYIGALPGKIIQSLRRVKFNNPVFCLDEVDKMSTDFRGDPSAALLEVLDPEQNYAFSDHYLDLDYDLSKIFFITTANTLHSIPGPLQDRMEIIRLPGYLEVEKARIAKDFLMPRLLTKHGLTVSDMSFSDGAVLEIIRRYTREAGVRNLEREMASICRKVARKVVEEGRADKPVAVSKTMVPTYLGVAKFRYGEREEQSQPGVATGLAWTEMGGELLLVEVSLMPGTGKVEITGKLGEVMQESARAAWSYVRSRSDLFGLRPDFYKEIDIHIHVPEGATPKDGPSAGITLATSVTSALLNLPVRNDLAMTGEITLRGRVLPVGGVREKLLAAHRGLIAKVIIPADNAKDLKEVPANILKDLEIITVEHMDDVLCHALTMGVREDIFCVPPTDILPLSRRLFKEEHQPRTQ